DNA sequence from the Flavobacteriales bacterium genome:
ATCCTTTCTCTGTTTCCTGGTAGTTTGGTTTGACCTACCCATAAAGTAAATTTTTTATAAAAATTCCATTTTAAAACAGCGTCATAAATATAATTTGGAGCATTACTTGTTTGTGGGCTTGCTCCAGAAATATCTCTATTACTTAAACCAAGTTCAATCTTGTATTGAAGTTTAGGCGAATAGGCAAATCCATTAAATTTTAAACGAGCTCTTCTTATCGAAAAATTAGAGTTTCCATTTGTAAAACCAGCTGTATCGTTTAAATTCCATTCACCTATAAATAAGGTTTGAAATCTTGCACCAAAATTCATGCTCCATGAACTGTCGGCAGCAATTACATTAACAATACCTTTTCCAAATTTTTGGTTGGTTACTTCTTGTGCTATTGCTGTGCTAGAAATTAATGTTATTAATACTAATTTGATTTTATACATCTTATTAATTTATCTTTAATTTTTAGTTTACTGAGTTTATAACAATAAACCTTTAATTGCGACAAATGTATAACTATAGGTTTAGTAACCTATTAAGCAATAATTAAATGAGTGTTAACTTAATGTTAAGGTATTATATACAAGCTATTTTATTAACTCTATCTGCATGTCTGCCTCCTTCAAAATCAGTTTTAAAAAAAACATCAACACATTTTAAAGCTTCTTCTATAGAAATATAGCGGGCAGGTAAAACTAAAATATTAGCGTTATTGTGTAAACGAGCCAATTCTGCAATTTCGGGCATCCAACACAAAGCACTTCTTATTGCTTGATGTTTGTTTGCAGTCATGTTAATACCATTTCCACTTCCACAAA
Encoded proteins:
- the rpiB gene encoding ribose 5-phosphate isomerase B — protein: MNVKEIAIGSDHAGFDLKETVKKHLLKNNIKVKDFGPNSDARADYPDYAHPVATYVENNQDVFGILICGSGNGINMTANKHQAIRSALCWMPEIAELARLHNNANILVLPARYISIEEALKCVDVFFKTDFEGGRHADRVNKIACI